The genomic DNA TGCAGACGTTCCCGGCCGTCCAAGCCCCCGCGGTGCAGCCGCTTCGTGAACCGCTGGACCGACTGAACCCCCGGTGTTCGGGGTGGACCGGCACTTCCACGGGCTGCTTGAACGGGGCAAGCGCGGTGATCGTTGTGTTCGGGCTCCTGTCGCAGTTCCTCGGTATCTTCGGCGGCATGGGAGCGAGTAGCTGGTTGTACTTCACGCCTTTCTCGCAGAGCGAGCAGGCCGCGCTGGACTGTCTTCGTGAGGCGGTCTTCGCGCGTGATGCCGAGTACTACGGAGAAGAAGGTGTCGAGTCGCTGGCCGCGCTGATGGAGAGCGGCTGGCTGGAGGAAGGCCCGGCGCATTCGGTGCTCGATGTCGAACGCATCGTCCGTTGCGAACCTGACTTGGAAGGTCCCGGCGATGTCAGGGTGCTCGAAGGTCCCGAAGTCGTCGACCTGTTCGGGACCGCGCAGCCGTCACGGGACATCGTCCAGCAGGCCGTCAAACGTGCTGGTGACGGGTGGTTCCCTCCGTTCGGCCGCGGCTCCGGCTGTTGCACGACAGTCTATGGCGGCGACGGCCGCCCAGAGGAACTGTGCTTCTGGGGGACCACCGGCGATTGATCCAGGACCGCCGGGTGAGACCTCTACTGCACGGGACTACTCCCGTGGTGTCCGGTGCGGAAGACGCGTGGCCGCGAGGCGGCGGCGAAGCGACCCCCACGGGACGTCGAGTAACGGTAGAGGCGGCTGGGGCAGCGACGCGCGCGGCCCCACCGGAAGTTCACGCACGCGAGTCGGCCGCCAGTGTCGTGAACGCCGACCAGGCATCGCGGGACACGGCCAGCGCCTGCCTGTCCGTGTCCTTCGAGTCCCGGACGAGGACGGCCCCGGTGCGCATGGCGACCTCGACGCAGTTGTCCCCGGAGCTGCCGCTGTAACTGCTCTTGAACCAGGCCAGTTCAGTGGTACTCATAGTGCTCCTCGCATCTGCTCCAGCAGGCTTACTGTGGCTTCACGGGTCACGGCCGACTACACCTACGACCCCTTCGGCCGCCAGCAGTCGGTGACGTCGCAGGGGCAGGTCATCTCCCGGAGCGTGTACGACGGCTTCGACCACGTCGTGGAGTCCCAGAAGAGGGACGACACCGGCGCGATGAAGTCCACCACGTACACCTTCGACCCGCTGGACCGCACCGCCTCGAAGACGGCGGACGGCAAGACCACCGACTTCGAGTACCTCGGCCTGTCCGGTGAGGTCCTCGACGAGAAGGTCGCCGGCGAGCTGACCAAGTCCTACCAGTACAGCCCGTGGGGCCAGCGCCTGTCGCAGATCAAGCACAACACCGACGGGACGATGGAGGACGGCTACTACGGCTACAACAGCCACACCGACGTCGAAACCCTGACGGACACCAACGGCGACACCAAGGCCACCTACGGTTACACCGCCTACGGCTCCAACGACGAGTCCGAGTTCACCGGCATCGACAAGCCCGACGCGACCGACCCGGCCAAGGAGGACTACAACCCCTACCGCTACAACGCCAAGCGCTGGGACGCCCAGTCCGGCACCTACGACATGGGCTTCCGCAACTACAACCCGGGCCTCAACCGCTTCACCACCCGGGACATGTAC from Streptomyces sp. CB09001 includes the following:
- a CDS encoding DUF397 domain-containing protein yields the protein MSTTELAWFKSSYSGSSGDNCVEVAMRTGAVLVRDSKDTDRQALAVSRDAWSAFTTLAADSRA